The Ischnura elegans chromosome 1, ioIscEleg1.1, whole genome shotgun sequence genome contains a region encoding:
- the LOC124154184 gene encoding piggyBac transposable element-derived protein 4-like encodes MSNKRKYSEAELCQILDESEEEYFSDDSSDGEYQPEHESSTESDSDCSGVSQDAEDSSLEAHGVNLLHGVSGDEVHYPASSKKKVSSEICWSPPKVLFIPRHTVTLHRRTASLCNLDMSSVEMAYFLKVFPRSLIIFISQCTNKRLDILRKKKNLVNLCETDPGEILLVLGCMLVMSYNKVPSISDYWSHNPSLGNEAIKGAISRNRFQLLISKLYFTDPEQPASSSKTYYIDEVISCLKHTFSKARDESPYQSIDESMTKFKGRSALKQYLPLKPIKRGIKIWERCDAMTGYAYDLNVYSGKELGQDLPESSTLGERVVLSLTKTIRNPDVTLVFDRFFTSVHLLNSIQYPAVGTAISTRKNMPKFQGKLKRGEFEFLANHQRTMAARWQDSKEVTVLSNCHDATVNTANRKQKDGRKVKVDCPELICFYNKYMGGVDLSDQKVGVYDFDRRSNKWWKKVFYKVLMLAVVNSWILYMDTTKKDVRLLQFIVPLAEKMMAMGSVGSLNVHSGCFSIEVEFGEAIMFSAHGTVGLPPTSYFSAITV; translated from the exons atgagcaataaaaggaaatattctgaaGCAGAGCTTTGCCAAATACTGGATGAAtctgaagaagaatatttttcggaCGACTCATCAGATGGGGAATATCAGCCCGAACATGAAAGTAGTACAGAGAGTGATAGTGACTGCTCTGGAGTGAGTCAGGATGCTGAGGACAGTTCGTTAGAAGCTCATGGTGTCAATCTCCTGCACGGGGTGAGTGGCGATGAGGTTCATTATCCGGCTTCATCTAAAAAAAAGGTTTCTAGTGAAATATGCTGGTCTCCACcgaaggtattatttattcctagaCACACTGTGACATTACATCGTAGAACAGCCTCATTATGCAACTTGGATATGTCATCTGTCGAAATGGCATACTTTCTAAAAGTGTTTCCTCGAAGTTTGATCATTTTTATCAGCCAGTGTACTAACAAACGTTTGGATATATTACGCAAGAAGAAAAATTTGGTCAATCTCTGTGAAACTGATCCAGGGGAGATATTGTTAGTTCTTGGATGCATGCTCGTGATGAGCTACAATAAAGTTCCAAGCATTTCGGACTATTGGTCGCATAATCCTTCCTTGGGAAATGAGGCAATCAAAGGAGCCATTTCACGAAACAGGTTTCAACTGCTTATATCAAAGCTCTACTTCACAGATCCTGAGCAACCTGCCAGCTCCTCAAAGACATACTATATTGATGAGGTAATATCTTGCCTAAAACATACATTTTCCAAGGCTAGAGATGAAAGCCCCTACCAGAGCATTGACGAATCTATGACGAAATTCAAGGGCAGGTCAGCTCTAAAGCAATATCTTCCCCTCAAGCCTATAAAACgaggaataaaaatttgggaGCGCTGTGATGCAATGACTGGATATGCATATGATTTGAATGTATACTCTGGCAAGGAATTGGGACAAGACCTACCGGAGAGTTCCACTCTGGGGGAAAGAGTTGTCTTATCTCTAACAAAAACAATCAGAAATCCAGATGTTACTCTTGTTTTTGATAGGTTTTTCACGAGCGTGCATCTACTAAATAGTATTCAATATCCAGCAGTAGGTACTGCTAttagtacaagaaaaaatatGCCGAAATTTCAAGGGAAATTGAAAAGAGGGGAATTCGAATTTCTTGCAAATCACCAACGAACAATGGCAGCCCGGTGGCAGGATAGCAAAGAAGTAACTGTTCTCAGTAATTGCCATGATGCAACAGTGAATACAGCAAACCGAAAGCAAAAGGATGGAAGAAAAGTAAAGGTAGACTGTCCAGAATTAATTTGCTTCTATAATAaatacatgggaggagtagatcttTCAGACCAGAAGGTGGGCGTGTATGACTTCGATAGGCGATCTAATAAGTggtggaaaaaagtattttataaggTACTTATGTTAGCAGTGGTAAATTCATGGATTTTGTATATGGACACAACCAAAAAGGATGTAAGGCTATTGCAGTTCATCGTGCCtttggcagaaaaaatgatggcaaTGG GTTCTGTGGGCTCATTGAATGTTCATAGTGGTTGTTTCTCAATAGAAGTGGAATTTGGGGAAGCGATAATGTTCTCTGCACATGGCACAGTGGGACTTCCTCCAACTTCATATTTCTCTGCAATTACCGTATGA